The proteins below are encoded in one region of Micromonospora sp. DSM 45708:
- a CDS encoding UvrD-helicase domain-containing protein produces MPPFSAAPPGGLPPYVADLHIHSKYSRACSRDLTLPNLGRWARRKGIGVLGTGDFTHPAWYDHLRETLHPAEPGLYRLSPEAERDIARRLPPRLASEAEADPVRFMLSVEISTIYKRDDRTRKVHHLIYLPDLDAVGRFNAALGRIGNLGSDGRPILGLDSRDLLEITLEASGDGFLVPAHIWTPWFSALGSKSGFDAIADCYADLAEHIFAVETGLSSDPEMNWRVGSLDRYQLVSNSDAHSPPALAREATVLTAERDYFAIREALRTGDGLAGTVEFFPEEGKYHADGHRLCGVNWPPERTREAGGRCPECGKPLTVGVLSRVEALADRPAGHRPAHAREVAHLVPLAEILGEINKVGARSKKVEGKLNELVAALGPELEILTRTPVEEIGRVGGELLAEGIGRLRRGDVRRVPGYDGEYGVITLFDPAELGASGGGAGQETLFDVPVPAQRRPAEPAPKPKAKRPAAVRPEPKRKPPAPPLAPPPSPHEPFEPMLAGMEEVGTGLLDRLDAMQRVAASAPGGPLLIVAGPGTGKTRTLTHRIAYLCAELNVFPDQCLAITFTRRAAEELRHRLDALLGPVAEDVTVGTFHALGLTILRENAEAAGLPAEFRIADDADRTAARAEAGEDDARYAALLRKRDLVDLDELLTLPVAVLKGDRKLLREYRERWKWIFVDEYQDVDAVQYELLRLLSPADGNLCAIGDPDQAIYSFRGADVGYFLRFSQDFTDARLVRLNRNYRSSAPILAAAVQAIAPSSLVRGRRLDPARLDPEAPLVGRYAATSVADEADFVARTVDELVGGLSHRSLDSGRIDGRTTTLSFSDIAVLYRTDSQAAPIVDALTRANIPVQKRSHNRLRDRPGVAAIARELRHAGLDGSLTARVREAGRLVAERFAVPTLDGSGAVRPDDVRTAVDLLTPLARRCGDDLGLFLNQLATGAEVDALDPRAEAVTLLTLHAAKGLEFPVVFLVGAEDRLLPLRWPGTEPDDDAVAEERRLFFVGLTRAQDRLYVSHAARRSRHGAERDTRPTPFLDAIDPALFDRLGTAEPRRPKDHQLRLM; encoded by the coding sequence GTGCCTCCGTTCAGTGCCGCACCCCCCGGTGGCCTCCCGCCCTACGTCGCGGATCTGCACATCCACTCGAAGTACTCCCGCGCGTGCAGCCGCGACCTGACCCTGCCGAACCTCGGCCGGTGGGCCCGGCGCAAGGGCATCGGGGTGCTCGGCACCGGCGACTTCACCCACCCCGCCTGGTACGACCACCTGCGCGAGACGCTGCACCCGGCCGAGCCCGGCCTCTACCGGCTGTCGCCGGAGGCGGAGCGGGACATCGCCCGGCGGCTGCCGCCCCGGCTGGCGAGCGAGGCGGAGGCGGACCCGGTCCGGTTCATGCTGAGCGTGGAGATCTCCACGATCTACAAGCGGGACGACCGGACCCGGAAGGTGCACCACCTGATCTACCTGCCGGACCTGGACGCGGTGGGCCGGTTCAACGCCGCGCTGGGCCGGATCGGCAACCTCGGCTCGGACGGCCGGCCGATCCTCGGGCTGGACTCCCGCGACCTGCTGGAGATCACGCTGGAGGCCAGCGGGGACGGCTTCCTGGTGCCGGCGCACATCTGGACTCCCTGGTTCTCCGCGCTCGGCTCGAAGTCGGGCTTCGACGCGATCGCCGACTGCTACGCCGACCTGGCCGAGCACATCTTCGCGGTGGAGACCGGGCTCTCCTCCGACCCGGAGATGAACTGGCGGGTCGGCAGCCTGGACCGCTACCAGTTGGTGTCCAACTCGGACGCCCATTCGCCGCCGGCGCTGGCCCGGGAGGCCACCGTCCTGACCGCGGAGCGCGACTACTTCGCGATCCGGGAGGCGCTGCGCACCGGGGACGGGCTGGCCGGCACCGTCGAGTTCTTCCCCGAGGAGGGCAAGTACCACGCCGACGGGCACCGGCTCTGCGGCGTGAACTGGCCGCCGGAGCGGACCCGCGAGGCGGGCGGACGCTGCCCGGAGTGCGGCAAGCCGCTGACCGTGGGTGTGCTCAGCCGCGTCGAGGCGCTGGCCGACCGGCCGGCGGGGCACCGGCCGGCGCACGCCCGCGAGGTGGCCCACCTGGTGCCGCTCGCCGAGATCCTGGGCGAGATCAACAAGGTCGGCGCCCGGTCGAAGAAGGTCGAGGGCAAGCTCAACGAGCTGGTCGCGGCGCTCGGCCCGGAGTTGGAGATCCTCACCCGTACCCCGGTGGAGGAGATCGGCCGGGTCGGCGGCGAGCTGCTCGCGGAGGGCATCGGCCGGCTGCGTCGCGGCGACGTCCGCCGGGTGCCGGGTTACGACGGCGAGTACGGCGTGATCACGCTCTTCGATCCGGCGGAACTGGGCGCGTCGGGCGGCGGGGCCGGGCAGGAGACGCTGTTCGACGTACCCGTGCCCGCACAACGGCGACCCGCGGAGCCGGCGCCGAAGCCGAAGGCCAAGCGCCCGGCGGCGGTCCGGCCGGAGCCGAAGCGCAAGCCGCCCGCGCCGCCGCTGGCGCCGCCGCCCTCCCCGCACGAGCCGTTCGAGCCGATGCTCGCCGGCATGGAGGAGGTCGGCACCGGCCTGCTGGACCGGCTGGACGCGATGCAGCGGGTGGCCGCCTCCGCGCCGGGTGGCCCGCTGCTGATCGTGGCCGGTCCGGGCACCGGCAAGACCCGCACGCTGACCCACCGGATCGCCTACCTCTGCGCGGAGCTGAACGTCTTCCCGGACCAGTGCCTGGCGATCACGTTCACCCGCCGGGCGGCCGAGGAGCTGCGGCACCGCCTCGACGCGCTGCTCGGGCCGGTCGCCGAGGACGTCACGGTGGGCACGTTCCACGCACTCGGGCTGACCATCCTGCGGGAGAACGCGGAGGCGGCCGGGCTGCCGGCGGAATTCCGGATCGCCGACGACGCGGACCGGACGGCCGCCCGGGCCGAGGCCGGCGAGGACGACGCCCGCTACGCGGCGCTGCTGCGCAAGCGGGACCTGGTCGACCTGGACGAGCTGCTCACGCTGCCGGTGGCGGTGCTGAAGGGCGACCGGAAGCTGCTCCGGGAGTACCGCGAGCGGTGGAAGTGGATCTTCGTCGACGAGTACCAGGACGTCGACGCGGTGCAGTACGAGCTGCTGCGGCTGCTCAGCCCGGCGGACGGCAACCTGTGCGCGATCGGCGACCCGGACCAGGCGATCTACTCGTTCCGGGGCGCCGACGTGGGCTACTTCCTGCGCTTCTCGCAGGACTTCACCGACGCCCGGCTGGTCCGGCTGAATCGCAACTACCGTTCCTCCGCACCGATCCTGGCCGCCGCCGTGCAGGCCATCGCGCCGTCGTCGCTGGTCCGGGGCCGCCGGCTCGACCCGGCCCGGCTCGACCCGGAGGCGCCGCTGGTCGGCCGGTACGCCGCGACCTCGGTGGCCGACGAGGCGGACTTCGTGGCCCGCACCGTCGACGAGCTGGTCGGTGGCCTGTCCCACCGGTCGCTCGACTCGGGGCGGATCGACGGGCGGACGACCACGCTCTCCTTCTCCGACATCGCCGTGCTGTACCGCACCGACTCCCAGGCGGCGCCGATCGTGGACGCGTTGACCCGGGCGAACATCCCGGTGCAGAAGCGCTCGCACAACCGGCTGCGGGACCGTCCGGGCGTCGCGGCCATCGCCCGCGAGCTGCGGCACGCCGGTCTCGACGGCTCCCTGACCGCCCGGGTACGCGAGGCCGGCCGGCTGGTGGCCGAACGCTTCGCCGTGCCCACGCTCGACGGCTCCGGCGCGGTACGCCCCGACGACGTCCGCACGGCCGTGGACCTGCTCACGCCGCTGGCCCGGCGCTGCGGTGACGACCTCGGGCTCTTCCTCAACCAGCTCGCCACCGGCGCGGAGGTGGACGCGCTCGACCCGCGCGCCGAAGCGGTCACGCTGCTCACGCTGCACGCCGCCAAGGGCCTGGAGTTCCCGGTGGTGTTCCTGGTCGGCGCCGAGGACCGCCTGCTGCCGCTGCGCTGGCCCGGCACCGAGCCGGACGACGACGCGGTGGCCGAGGAACGCCGGCTCTTCTTCGTCGGCCTGACCCGGGCGCAGGACCGGCTCTACGTGAGTCACGCCGCCCGGCGCAGCCGGCACGGGGCGGAACGGGACACCCGCCCGACCCCGTTCCTCGACGCGATCGACCCGGCCCTGTTCGACCGGCTGGGCACCGCCGAGCCGCGCCGCCCCAAGGACCACCAGCTCCGGTTGATGTGA
- a CDS encoding metallophosphoesterase: MLAMATFVGFVVLVIGLIHYYLWRRLVRDTTRPGRARRVGAVVAILLVLLVPATMAGTQNGFYWLAWPGYLWLALMFYLLVLLLVLEVPTAVARLVLRRRALSATGPTPEPALVGAGSASPTVDADDTSPAGTADDTSPSGDTGDTPAGADTGESSPADAVMPDHDQSRRLLLARGAAIFAGLTAAGVTGYGVRTAMGPPRLDRVRIPLAKLPRSMDGLRIATVSDIHLGPLRGRAHTERIVAMINRLDADLVAVVGDLVDGSVAELGRAAEPLRDLRSRYGSFFVTGNHEYYSGVEEWVREVDRLGLRVLQNERQEIRARGGVLDLAGVNDVTADGTGLAAPADYAAALGDRDPSRPVVLLAHQPVAAHEAAKFGVDLQLSGHTHGGQMVPFNLAVKLQQPVVSGLGEVDGTKVYVTNGAGFWGPPVRVGAPPQVTLVELRAP; this comes from the coding sequence GTGCTGGCGATGGCGACATTCGTGGGTTTCGTCGTGCTCGTCATCGGCCTGATCCACTACTACCTGTGGCGACGGTTGGTCCGGGACACCACCCGCCCGGGGCGTGCCCGCCGGGTCGGGGCGGTGGTGGCGATCCTGCTCGTGCTGCTCGTGCCGGCGACCATGGCCGGTACCCAGAACGGCTTCTACTGGCTGGCCTGGCCGGGCTACCTGTGGCTGGCCCTGATGTTCTACCTGCTGGTGCTGCTGCTGGTGCTGGAGGTGCCGACCGCGGTGGCGCGGCTCGTCCTGCGCCGGCGGGCCCTGTCGGCCACCGGCCCGACGCCGGAGCCGGCGCTGGTCGGCGCCGGCAGCGCGTCCCCGACGGTGGACGCCGACGACACGTCACCGGCCGGCACCGCGGACGACACGTCGCCGTCGGGCGACACCGGGGACACGCCCGCGGGAGCCGACACCGGTGAATCGTCCCCGGCCGACGCCGTGATGCCGGACCACGACCAGTCCCGCCGGCTGCTGCTCGCGCGCGGCGCGGCGATCTTCGCCGGGCTCACCGCCGCCGGTGTCACCGGCTACGGCGTCCGCACCGCGATGGGACCGCCCCGGCTGGACCGGGTGCGTATTCCGCTGGCGAAGCTGCCGCGGAGCATGGACGGGCTGCGGATCGCGACCGTCTCCGACATCCACCTCGGGCCGCTGCGCGGCCGGGCGCACACCGAGCGCATCGTCGCCATGATCAACCGACTGGACGCCGACCTGGTGGCAGTGGTCGGTGACCTGGTCGACGGCTCGGTGGCCGAGTTGGGCAGGGCGGCCGAACCGCTGCGTGACCTGCGCTCCCGCTACGGCAGCTTCTTCGTGACCGGCAACCACGAGTACTACTCCGGCGTGGAGGAGTGGGTCCGCGAGGTGGACCGGCTCGGCCTGCGGGTGCTGCAGAACGAACGGCAGGAGATCCGGGCCCGGGGTGGCGTGCTGGACCTGGCCGGCGTCAACGACGTGACCGCCGACGGCACCGGGCTGGCCGCGCCCGCCGACTACGCCGCCGCACTCGGCGACCGCGACCCGAGCCGCCCGGTGGTGCTGCTGGCCCACCAGCCGGTGGCCGCGCACGAGGCGGCGAAGTTCGGCGTCGACCTCCAGCTCTCCGGGCACACCCACGGCGGCCAGATGGTGCCGTTCAACCTGGCGGTGAAGCTCCAGCAGCCGGTGGTCTCCGGTCTGGGCGAGGTGGACGGCACCAAGGTCTACGTCACCAACGGGGCCGGCTTCTGGGGGCCGCCGGTGCGGGTCGGCGCCCCGCCGCAGGTGACGCTCGTCGAGCTGCGTGCCCCATAG
- a CDS encoding MoaD/ThiS family protein, giving the protein MELTVRYFAGARAAAGRAEETASAGRSLDELLDDLSARHGERLTVVLRAASFLVDGVACHDRQAPLPAGVTVDVLPPFAGG; this is encoded by the coding sequence GTGGAGCTGACCGTCCGTTACTTCGCCGGCGCGCGGGCCGCCGCCGGCCGTGCCGAGGAGACCGCATCCGCCGGCCGGTCGCTGGACGAACTCCTCGACGACCTGTCCGCCCGCCACGGTGAGCGACTGACGGTGGTGCTCAGGGCGGCGAGTTTCCTGGTCGACGGCGTCGCCTGTCATGATCGTCAGGCACCGTTGCCGGCCGGGGTCACGGTGGACGTGCTGCCACCCTTCGCGGGCGGCTGA
- the moaA gene encoding GTP 3',8-cyclase MoaA produces the protein MTAPRTTADGVLTDRYGRVARDLRVSLTDKCNLRCTYCMPAEGLPWLAGPQLLTDDEIVRLVGVAVRRLGVTEVRFTGGEPLIRPGLPGIVAAVAALSPRPRISLTTNGIGLARLAPALRAAGLDRVNVSLDTLDPARFATLTRRDRHADVLAGLAGAVAAGLTPVKINSVLMRGVNDGEAPALLRFALAHGYELRFIEQMPLDAQHGWDRSTMVTADEILAALRAEFALRPDPTERGAAPAETWLVDDGPARVGVIASVTRPFCGDCDRTRLTADGQVRNCLFATDESDLRAALRAGVDDDELARRWRAAMWGKRAGHGIDDPTFLQPVRPMSAIGG, from the coding sequence ATGACCGCCCCCCGGACGACGGCCGACGGGGTCCTCACCGACCGGTACGGCCGCGTCGCCCGGGACCTGCGGGTCTCGCTGACCGACAAGTGCAACCTGCGCTGCACCTACTGCATGCCGGCCGAGGGCCTGCCCTGGCTGGCCGGTCCACAACTGCTCACCGACGACGAGATCGTCCGGCTGGTCGGTGTCGCGGTGCGCCGGCTCGGCGTCACCGAGGTGCGCTTCACCGGTGGTGAGCCGCTCATCCGGCCCGGCCTGCCCGGCATCGTGGCGGCCGTGGCCGCGCTGTCGCCCCGGCCGCGCATCTCGCTGACCACCAACGGCATCGGTCTGGCCCGGCTCGCGCCGGCGCTGCGCGCGGCCGGGCTGGACCGGGTCAACGTCTCGCTGGACACGCTGGACCCGGCCCGGTTCGCCACGTTGACGCGGCGCGACCGGCACGCCGACGTGCTCGCCGGGTTGGCCGGCGCGGTGGCGGCCGGGCTGACCCCCGTCAAGATCAACTCGGTGCTGATGCGCGGCGTCAACGACGGCGAGGCGCCGGCGCTGCTCCGCTTCGCCCTGGCGCACGGCTACGAGTTGCGGTTCATCGAGCAGATGCCGCTGGACGCCCAGCACGGCTGGGACCGGTCGACCATGGTCACCGCCGACGAGATCCTGGCCGCCCTGCGCGCCGAGTTCGCGTTGCGGCCCGACCCGACCGAGCGGGGCGCCGCGCCGGCCGAGACGTGGCTGGTGGACGACGGCCCGGCCCGGGTCGGGGTGATCGCCAGCGTGACCCGGCCGTTCTGCGGCGACTGCGACCGCACCCGGCTCACCGCCGACGGCCAGGTGCGCAACTGCCTCTTCGCCACCGACGAGTCGGACCTGCGGGCCGCGCTGCGGGCGGGCGTCGACGACGACGAGTTGGCCCGGCGCTGGCGGGCCGCGATGTGGGGCAAGCGGGCCGGGCACGGCATCGACGATCCGACCTTCCTCCAGCCGGTCCGGCCGATGTCCGCGATCGGAGGGTGA
- a CDS encoding fructosamine kinase family protein, with amino-acid sequence MDLAYLRAHPEHLPTFLTHQRIRETPVSGGDICAASRLTLDDGHSVFAKTWPERATRPVPAGFFATEAAGLRWLREADAVPVPEVLVALPELLALDWVEPGEPGPEAAEAFGRGLAGLHRAGAPAFGAEWTGFIGALPQDNTPDPGPWPEWFARCRLLPYLRMSVDNGALTGAATALVEQVVDRVGEWGGDEPPARVHGDLWSGNLLWGADSRVWLIDPAAHGGHRETDLAQLALFGGPPQFERVLAAYREAWPLADGWRERVPLHQLHLLLVHTALFGAAYAEAVVSTARAALGGVRRATVDG; translated from the coding sequence ATGGACCTGGCGTACCTGAGGGCACACCCGGAGCACCTGCCGACGTTCCTGACCCACCAGCGGATCCGGGAGACGCCGGTCTCCGGCGGTGACATCTGCGCCGCCTCGCGACTCACGCTCGACGACGGCCACTCCGTCTTCGCGAAGACCTGGCCGGAGCGGGCGACGCGGCCGGTGCCGGCCGGCTTCTTCGCCACCGAGGCGGCCGGTCTGCGGTGGCTGCGCGAGGCCGACGCGGTGCCGGTGCCGGAGGTGCTGGTCGCGCTGCCGGAACTGCTGGCGCTGGACTGGGTGGAGCCGGGTGAGCCGGGCCCGGAGGCGGCGGAGGCGTTCGGCCGCGGGCTGGCCGGGCTGCACCGGGCCGGCGCGCCGGCGTTCGGCGCGGAGTGGACCGGGTTCATCGGCGCGCTGCCGCAGGACAACACGCCCGACCCGGGGCCGTGGCCGGAGTGGTTCGCCCGGTGCCGGCTGCTGCCGTACCTTCGGATGTCGGTCGACAACGGCGCGCTCACCGGCGCCGCGACGGCGCTTGTCGAGCAGGTCGTCGACCGGGTCGGCGAGTGGGGCGGCGACGAGCCGCCGGCCCGGGTGCACGGCGACCTCTGGTCCGGCAACCTGCTCTGGGGCGCCGACAGCCGGGTCTGGTTGATCGACCCGGCCGCGCACGGCGGCCACCGCGAGACCGACCTGGCGCAGCTCGCGCTCTTCGGCGGCCCACCGCAGTTCGAGCGGGTCCTGGCCGCCTACCGGGAGGCCTGGCCGTTGGCCGACGGCTGGCGCGAGCGGGTGCCGCTGCACCAACTGCACCTGCTGCTGGTGCACACCGCGTTGTTCGGCGCGGCGTACGCGGAGGCCGTCGTCTCCACCGCCCGCGCCGCGCTCGGCGGCGTCCGACGCGCTACCGTCGACGGATGA
- a CDS encoding DUF4192 domain-containing protein: MNSTERPRLSVRSPADLVAAVPYLLGFHPEDSVVVVAVRGRRVVFAARGDLPEPGADPGPAARHLAQVVARQDTDAATVIGYGPAARVTGAVDAVGAALDDVGLIVLDALRVTDGRWWSYLCDEPACCPAEGTPYDPAASRVGAAAVFAGQVALPDRAALAAQVSPVGGPVRLAMRRATGRARRRLAALTGEPPGETAGSGGTAGSGGTAGSGGTAGSGGTAGSGGTAGSGGTAAGPAGRDGVARAVRAAGTAAVRAAFRRQGRGERLDDDEVAWLTVLLTHLVVRDHAWSRTDGRDTDISLWTDVLRRAEPELTAAPGTLLAFAAWRSGHGALAAVALERVLAAHPGYSLAVLLDDALRRGLAPSELDGWPGVAGPAVLRRRRRRPRR; the protein is encoded by the coding sequence ATGAACTCCACCGAGCGTCCCCGCCTCTCCGTCCGCTCGCCGGCCGACCTCGTCGCCGCCGTGCCCTACCTGCTCGGCTTCCATCCCGAGGACAGCGTGGTGGTGGTCGCGGTGCGGGGCCGGCGGGTGGTCTTCGCCGCCCGCGGTGACCTGCCCGAGCCGGGTGCCGACCCCGGTCCGGCGGCTCGGCACCTGGCGCAGGTGGTGGCCCGGCAGGACACCGACGCCGCGACGGTCATCGGCTACGGGCCGGCCGCCCGCGTCACCGGCGCGGTGGACGCGGTCGGCGCGGCGCTGGACGACGTGGGGCTGATCGTCCTCGACGCGCTCCGGGTGACGGACGGCCGCTGGTGGTCCTACCTCTGCGACGAGCCCGCCTGCTGCCCGGCCGAGGGCACGCCGTACGACCCGGCGGCGAGCCGGGTCGGTGCGGCGGCCGTCTTCGCCGGTCAGGTCGCCCTGCCCGACCGGGCCGCGCTGGCCGCCCAGGTGTCGCCGGTGGGTGGTCCGGTCCGGCTCGCCATGCGCCGGGCCACCGGGCGGGCCCGCCGCCGGTTGGCCGCACTCACCGGGGAGCCGCCCGGCGAAACGGCCGGGAGCGGCGGAACGGCCGGGAGCGGCGGAACGGCTGGGAGCGGCGGAACAGCTGGGAGCGGCGGAACGGCCGGGAGCGGCGGAACGGCCGGGAGCGGCGGAACGGCCGCCGGACCGGCCGGGCGGGACGGGGTGGCGCGGGCCGTGCGTGCGGCCGGAACGGCGGCGGTGCGGGCCGCGTTCCGCCGGCAGGGGCGCGGTGAGCGACTCGACGACGACGAGGTGGCCTGGCTGACCGTGCTCCTCACCCACCTCGTGGTACGCGACCACGCCTGGTCCCGCACGGATGGGCGGGACACCGACATCAGCCTGTGGACCGACGTGCTGCGGAGGGCCGAACCCGAGCTGACCGCGGCGCCCGGGACGCTGCTCGCGTTCGCGGCCTGGCGCTCCGGGCACGGCGCACTGGCCGCCGTCGCCCTGGAACGGGTGCTCGCGGCCCATCCCGGCTACTCCCTCGCGGTGCTCCTCGACGACGCGCTCCGCCGTGGGCTGGCCCCGTCCGAGCTGGACGGTTGGCCTGGCGTCGCCGGCCCGGCGGTACTGCGCCGCCGCCGGCGTCGCCCACGCCGCTGA
- the fdhD gene encoding formate dehydrogenase accessory sulfurtransferase FdhD, protein MGRATDRRQVLRIDLGATGDSRARVRRQDTLAVEEPLEIRVGPAGPGRRRPLAVTMRTPGDDLDLAIGFLLTEGLIRSAEDVHTAQLCSGAETPNTYNVVDVVLSPGVPEPATDPARNFYTTSSCGVCGKASIESVRTRSRFAVREDPLEVTAELLAELPDRLRAAQRAFDRTGGLHAAGLFTADGELLALREDVGRHNAVDKVIGWATRTDRLPLAGHVLLVSGRASFELTQKAWMAGVPLLAAVSAPSTLAAELAEEAGMTLVGFLRGPTMNVYTGAQRVPR, encoded by the coding sequence ATGGGACGGGCGACAGACCGGCGTCAAGTGCTGCGGATCGACCTCGGGGCGACCGGCGACAGCCGGGCCCGGGTCCGCCGGCAGGACACGCTGGCCGTGGAGGAGCCGCTGGAGATCCGGGTCGGACCGGCCGGCCCCGGCCGTCGCCGACCGCTCGCGGTGACCATGCGCACCCCGGGCGACGACCTGGACCTGGCGATCGGCTTCCTGTTGACCGAGGGGCTGATCCGGTCGGCGGAGGACGTGCACACCGCGCAGCTCTGCTCCGGAGCAGAGACCCCCAACACCTACAACGTCGTCGACGTGGTGCTCTCCCCCGGCGTGCCGGAGCCAGCCACCGACCCGGCCCGCAACTTCTACACCACCAGCTCCTGCGGGGTGTGCGGGAAGGCGAGCATCGAATCGGTGCGCACCCGCTCCCGGTTCGCCGTACGGGAGGACCCCCTGGAGGTCACCGCCGAACTGCTGGCCGAACTGCCCGACCGGCTGCGTGCCGCGCAACGCGCCTTCGACCGCACCGGCGGCCTGCACGCGGCCGGGCTCTTCACCGCCGACGGCGAACTGCTGGCACTGCGGGAGGACGTGGGCCGACACAACGCCGTGGACAAGGTGATCGGCTGGGCCACCCGGACGGACCGGCTGCCGTTGGCCGGTCACGTCCTGCTGGTGTCCGGTCGGGCCAGCTTCGAGCTCACCCAGAAGGCGTGGATGGCCGGAGTGCCGCTGCTCGCGGCGGTCTCCGCGCCCAGCACGCTCGCCGCCGAACTGGCCGAGGAGGCCGGAATGACACTTGTCGGATTCCTCCGCGGCCCGACCATGAACGTCTACACCGGGGCGCAGCGCGTGCCGCGCTGA
- the mobA gene encoding molybdenum cofactor guanylyltransferase, whose protein sequence is MTGYAAVLLAGGAARRMGGVDKPARPVGGRPMLHRVLAAVADADERIVVGPSGPVPGGVRVTREEPAGGGPVAATVAGLALLRPGTTTVALLAADLPLLTVAAVAELRRALDGSTAGLACYVDGDGRRQQLCGVWRLPALRAAVERLVAERGGTVDGAAVRGLLAGATVREVAWSGAGPPPWFDCDTDEDVRRAEEWTT, encoded by the coding sequence GTGACCGGGTACGCGGCGGTGCTGCTCGCCGGCGGCGCGGCCCGACGGATGGGTGGGGTGGACAAGCCGGCCCGCCCGGTCGGTGGCCGGCCGATGCTGCACCGGGTGCTGGCGGCGGTGGCCGACGCGGACGAGCGGATCGTGGTCGGCCCGTCCGGCCCGGTGCCCGGGGGCGTGCGGGTGACCCGCGAGGAGCCCGCCGGGGGTGGTCCGGTGGCGGCGACCGTGGCCGGGCTGGCCCTGCTGCGACCCGGTACGACCACGGTCGCCCTGCTCGCTGCCGACCTGCCTCTGCTCACCGTCGCCGCGGTGGCGGAGCTGCGGCGCGCGCTGGACGGGTCGACCGCCGGGCTGGCCTGCTACGTGGACGGCGACGGTCGCCGGCAGCAGCTCTGCGGTGTCTGGCGGTTGCCGGCGCTGCGCGCGGCGGTGGAGCGGCTGGTGGCGGAGCGCGGCGGCACGGTCGACGGCGCGGCGGTACGGGGCCTGCTGGCCGGTGCCACGGTTCGGGAGGTGGCCTGGTCCGGTGCCGGGCCGCCGCCCTGGTTCGACTGCGACACTGACGAGGACGTACGCCGGGCCGAGGAGTGGACGACATGA
- a CDS encoding DUF6457 domain-containing protein, which produces MTVLDDWVTAACAELELDPAEVPVSAVLDVARDVAHQVVRPGAPVSAYLLGVAVGRGANPAEVAARLSALAGSWPVELDGTTPVE; this is translated from the coding sequence ATGACGGTGTTGGACGACTGGGTCACCGCGGCCTGCGCCGAACTGGAGCTGGATCCGGCCGAGGTGCCGGTGTCGGCCGTGCTGGACGTGGCCCGGGACGTGGCGCATCAGGTGGTGCGGCCGGGGGCGCCGGTCAGCGCGTACCTCCTGGGGGTGGCTGTGGGGCGCGGCGCAAATCCGGCCGAGGTGGCCGCCCGGCTCAGCGCGCTGGCCGGGTCCTGGCCGGTGGAGCTGGACGGGACGACGCCGGTGGAGTAG
- a CDS encoding T3SS (YopN, CesT) and YbjN peptide-binding chaperone 1: MTADHPSAPVDKPSGGTPEQYESILLDEPTTADLRAKVAEAWREFARALAERLRELPAGGHLEVTLDPTASGTGDAVYSVSADAGEDGVLSGRAVGNATLPAGYRLDRAAVADMVALGWSPPGVVAGSGEQFGLDCGVDEATRLSAVLSRTLRDVYGAPHPAFLVYLVHDAEGEPLPVEPLGTARSEFGPNGDVEADLDEALAAAAAAQAGENDVLALEERVRTVVSTMLKSNSDQVQVDSDGDINIRAGSAMVFVRVRDNPPLVDVFSPVLTEVEPTERLYVKLSELTNRMPIGRLYCADDTVWASIPVFGRNFQATHLMLAVQVMTGLADELDDRLHGEFGGKRFFGEGDKPARPQEHRTGMYL, encoded by the coding sequence ATGACGGCAGACCACCCCTCGGCGCCGGTCGACAAGCCTTCCGGCGGTACGCCGGAGCAGTACGAGTCGATCCTGCTCGACGAGCCGACCACGGCCGACCTGCGGGCCAAGGTGGCCGAGGCCTGGCGGGAGTTCGCCCGGGCACTGGCCGAGCGGCTGCGCGAGCTGCCCGCCGGTGGTCATCTGGAGGTCACGCTCGACCCGACCGCCTCGGGCACCGGGGATGCCGTCTACTCGGTCAGCGCGGACGCCGGCGAGGACGGTGTGCTGTCGGGTCGGGCGGTCGGCAACGCCACGCTGCCGGCGGGTTACCGGCTGGACCGGGCGGCGGTGGCGGACATGGTGGCGCTGGGCTGGTCGCCGCCCGGCGTGGTGGCGGGCTCCGGCGAGCAGTTCGGCCTGGACTGCGGCGTCGACGAGGCGACCCGGTTGTCCGCGGTGCTCTCCCGGACGCTGCGGGACGTCTACGGCGCCCCGCATCCCGCCTTCCTGGTCTACCTGGTGCACGACGCCGAGGGTGAGCCGCTGCCGGTGGAACCGCTCGGCACCGCCCGCAGCGAGTTCGGCCCGAACGGGGACGTGGAGGCCGACCTCGACGAGGCGCTGGCCGCTGCGGCGGCTGCCCAGGCGGGTGAGAACGACGTGCTGGCCCTGGAGGAGCGGGTCCGTACGGTCGTCTCGACGATGTTGAAGTCGAACTCCGACCAGGTGCAGGTCGACTCCGACGGTGACATCAACATCCGGGCCGGCTCGGCGATGGTCTTCGTGCGGGTCCGCGACAATCCGCCGCTGGTCGACGTCTTCTCCCCGGTGCTGACCGAGGTCGAGCCGACCGAGCGCCTCTACGTGAAACTCTCCGAGCTGACCAACCGGATGCCGATCGGCCGGCTCTACTGCGCCGACGACACGGTCTGGGCGTCCATCCCGGTGTTCGGCCGCAACTTCCAGGCCACCCACCTGATGTTGGCCGTGCAGGTGATGACCGGTCTGGCCGACGAGCTGGACGACCGGCTGCACGGCGAGTTCGGCGGCAAGCGTTTCTTCGGCGAGGGCGACAAGCCGGCCCGGCCGCAGGAGCACCGCACCGGCATGTATCTCTGA